The following proteins are co-located in the Papaver somniferum cultivar HN1 unplaced genomic scaffold, ASM357369v1 unplaced-scaffold_128, whole genome shotgun sequence genome:
- the LOC113332078 gene encoding DIS3-like exonuclease 2 isoform X3 — MMNRMSEQFGATNTEEGDSNNSSNNKEKKKKRRSNRRSKQLLNCSGVCHSSLNGVNEEASVCFSNSNTLNEASSSLGLNVGLLNDQGLARASDVVFSSLPTNRSNDQVVEFRSMPPQLPLENGLSSPPQILRQETDEPLRIKDFVSPCKNGTPPGNQRSFFVPHLSEQAVSEAVEKGEVFITPFRVNAHNPAEAYCTVSGVPIDILINGFPFQNRALEGDTVAIKLDPLAYWTRLRGSVVQGNTSAQTGDGNMSCGVVDVVGENCKGKEKLDSYCEGLPKNIDSVPADLGLYHEDRSQTGAVHPELGIMNGNNKHGSEGQQPSSPHERKEVSDAIEKICGMVKAYPFKRPTGRVVAIVNRSPRRDSVVGFLGVKQWVSSSNRNKKETKKKNGFTSFADREHIQLTPNYAKLPRMLVCVKSLPDCIKQRLEKGDVDLEMDLVAARISDWKEDCLLPQAEVLHVLGRGGEIGSQIAAILFENTISNSEFSPEALSCLPEIPWELPKEEVAKRKDLRDLCTFTIDPSTSIDLDDALSVQRISDDIFRVGIHISDVSYFVPPGTTLDMEAQTRSTSTYLRQRKLSMLPPLLSENMGSLNPGVDKFSFSIIYDINPSGDVVHRWLGRTVIHSCCKLSYQHAQDIIDGLADSDSSTPSGNGYPKLYGQFEWKHIVRSVKSLYEISKRLKENRFKDGALDLESSKLGFSFDESGFPQDSTLLVQKASNSLVEELMILANRTVAEVISRAFPDAALLRRHPAPNVRKLKEFETFCQKYGLELDTSSSGGLQLSLERIKEKMKNDDPGLFGILKSSASKPMQLASYFSTGEFKNKQSDWNHYALAIPQYTHFTSPLRRYPDIVVHRTLNAVIEAEDMCLQHQRMWASANKCNSLAIKCFTGIDFDEDILGTQECREALHAAALKHQILCPEALAEVAAYCNRRMMASKYAEDACDKIFLWAMLKKRQALVTEARVLGLGPKFMSVYIPKLAMERRINYDEVDGLTTEWLETTSTLIIDICTKYQPNRRYSPVPGLKLAEFRS, encoded by the exons ATGATGAATAGAATGAGTGAGCAATTTGGTGCGACTAATACTGAAGAGGGCGATTCTAATAATAGTagtaataataaagaaaagaagaaaaaacgccGTTCTAATCGACGCTCTAAACAACTACTTAATTGTTCAG GGGTTTGTCATAGTTCACTGAATGGGGTAAATGAAGAGGCATCAGTATGCTTTAGTAATAGTAATACGTTGAATGAGGCGTCCTCAAGTTTGGGATTGAATGTTGGTCTGTTAAATGATCAAGGATTGGCTAGAGCATCGGATGTTGTTTTCAGCTCACTACCAACAAACCGTAGCAATGATCAAGTAGTGGAGTTCAGAAGTATGCCTCCTCAACTTCCACTCGAGAATGGGCTGTCTTCTCCACCACAAATTCTCCGTCAAGAGACTGACGAACCACTCCGAATTAAAGATTTTGTCTCTCCCTGTAAGAATGGGACTCCTCCTGGGAATCAGAGAAGTTTTTTTGTTCCGCACTTGTCAGAGCAGGCTGTTTCTGAAGCTGTAGAG AAAGGTGAAGTTTTTATAACACCATTCCGTGTGAATGCTCACAACCCAGCCGAG GCCTACTGTACAGTAAGCGGAGTACCTATTGATATTCTCATCAACGGTTTTCCTTTCCAAAATAGAGCA CTAGAAGGAGATACAGTAGCAATCAAATTGGATCCTTTGGCATATTGGACTAGGCTGAGAGGGTCTGTTGTCCAAGGGAACACTTCTGCCCAGACAGGTGATGGTAACATGTCTTGTGGCGTTGTGGATGTGGTTGGTGAGAACTGCAAAGGGAAAGAAAAGCTAGATTCTTACTGTGAGGGTTTACCTAAGAATATTGACTCGGTTCCTGCAGATTTGGGTCTTTACCACGAAGATAGAAGTCAAACCGGTGCTGTTCATCCTGAGCTGGGCATTATGAATGGAAATAATAAGCATGGGTCCGAAGGACAACAACCATCATCTCCCCATGAGCGTAAAGAAGTTTCAGATGCTATTGAGAAGATTTGTGGCATGGTGAAGGCGTATCCTTTTAAGCGACCCACTGGAAGGGTTGTAGCTATCGTTAACAGATCTCCTCGCCGTGACTCTGTTGTCGGCTTTCTTGGAGTTAAGCAGTGGGTTTCTTCCAGCAACCGAAATAAGAAAGAaaccaagaaaaaaaatggtttcaCTTCCTTTGCTGATCGAGAACACATCCAACTGACACCCAATTATGCCAAACTACCCAGAATGTTGGTTTGTGTGAAAAGCTTACCAGATTGTATCAAGCAGAGATTAGAGAAAGGTGACGTGGATCTTGAGATGGATTTGGTTGCTGCTCGGATTAGTGATTGGAAGGAAGATTGCCTGCTACCTCAGGCGGAGGTCTTGCATGTTCTTGGAAGGGGTGGAGAAATTGGATCGCAAATTGCTGCTATTTTATTTGAGAATACAATTTCTAATTCTGAGTTTTCCCCCGAGGCCCTGTCCTGCCTTCCTGAAATTCCTTGGGAGTTACCGAAGGAGGAAGTCGCCAAAAGAAAGGATCTTAGAGATCTGTGTACATTTACTATCGACCCGTCTACGTCTATTGATCTTGATGATGCTTTGTCAGTTCAAAGAATTTCAGATGACATTTTCAGGGTTGGGATCCACATATCTGATGTGTCCTATTTTGTTCCCCCGGGTACCACTCTGGACATGGAAGCCCAGACACGATCTACGAGTACTTACCTTCGACAACGAAAGCTGTCTATGTTGCCACCGTTGCTTTCTGAGAACATGGGTTCACTTAATCCCGGGGTAGATAAATTTAGCTTTTCAATTATTTATGACATCAACCCTTCTGGTGATGTTGTGCATCGTTGGCTAGGTCGTACTGTGATACATTCATGTTGCAAGCTGTCATACCAGCATGCTCAGGACATAATTGATGGATTGGCAGATTCTGATAGTTCTACTCCCTCGGGAAATGGGTATCCTAAATTGTATGGTCAGTTTGAATGGAAGCACATAGTCAGATCTGTTAAAAGCCTGTATGAAATTTCCAAGCGGTTGAAAGAGAATAGATTTAAGGACGGGGCACTTGACTTAGAAAGTTCCAAGCTTGGTTTTTCATTTGATGAGAGTGGATTTCCACAGGACAGTACGCTTCTCGTGCAGAAAGCTTCGAACTCTCTTGTTGAAGAGTTAATGATTCTGGCAAATAGGACCGTTGCTGAAGTTATATCGAGAGCTTTCCCTGATGCTGCACTGTTACGTAGACATCCTGCACCAAATGTTCGGAAACTGAAAGAGTTTGAAACCTTTTGTCAGAAGTATGGTTTAGAATTAGACACTTCTTCTTCTGGTGGGCTTCAGCTTTCATTGGAGCGGATcaaggaaaaaatgaaaaatgatgaCCCTGGGTTATTTGGTATTCTCAAGTCATCTGCTTCAAAGCCGATGCAGTTAGCTTCCTATTTTTCTACCGGAGAATTTAAGAACAAGCAAAGTGATTGGAACCATTATGCATTGGCAATTCCTCAATATACTCATTTCACATCCCCACTGCGTAGGTACCCTGATATTGTTGTGCATCGCACACTGAATGCAGTTATCGAAGCTGAAGATATGTGTCTTCAGCACCAAAGAATGTGGGCCTCAGCTAATAAGTGTAATTCACTTGCAATAAAGTGTTTtactggtattgattttgatGAGGATATCTTGGGTACCCAAGAATGTAGGGAAGCATTACATGCTGCGGCATTGAAGCATCAAATTCTTTGTCCGGAGGCACTTGCAGAAGTTGCTGCGTATTGCAATAGGAGAATGATGGCTAGCAAGTATGCTGAGGATGCTTGTGACAAAATTTTCTTGTGGGCCATGCTCAAGAAAAGACAG GCCTTGGTTACAGAAGCAAGAGTTTTGGGCCTGGGACCAAAGTTCATGTCAGTTTACATTCCTAAGCTTGCG ATGGAGCGAAGGATTAAC